Proteins encoded in a region of the Perca fluviatilis chromosome 6, GENO_Pfluv_1.0, whole genome shotgun sequence genome:
- the LOC120560425 gene encoding cytochrome c oxidase subunit 7C, mitochondrial, with translation MLGQAVRRFTTSAVRSSHYGEGPGQNLPFSVENKWRLLGMMVVFFGSGFAFPFIVVRHQILKK, from the exons ATGCTGGGACAAGCTGTAAGGCGATTCACAACGTCTGCTGTTCGTTCTTCACACTATGGTGAAGGACCAGGACAG AACCTGCCGTTTTCCGTGGAGAACAAGTGGCGTCTGCTCGGCATGATGGTGGTGTTCTTTGGCAGTGGCTTCGCATTCCCCTTCATTGTCGTCAGACACCAGATCCTGAAGAAGTAA